Proteins encoded by one window of Macaca fascicularis isolate 582-1 chromosome 10, T2T-MFA8v1.1:
- the MGAT3 gene encoding beta-1,4-mannosyl-glycoprotein 4-beta-N-acetylglucosaminyltransferase isoform X2: MKMRRYKLFLMFCMAGLCLISFLHFFKTLSYVTFPRELASLSPNLVSSFFWNNAPVTPQASPEPGDPDLLRTPLYSHSPLLQPLPPSKAAEELHRVDFVLPEDTTEYFVRTKAGGVCFKPGTKMLERPPPGRPEEKPEGANGSSARRPPRYLLSARERTGGRGARRKWVECVCLPGWHGPSCGVPTVVQYSNLPTKERLVPREVPRRVINAINVNHEFDLLDVRFHELGDVVDAFVVCESNFTAYGEPRPLKFREMLTNGTFEYIRHKVLYVFLDHFPPGGRQDGWIADDYLRTFLTQDGVSRLRNLRPDDVFIIDDADEIPARDGVLFLKLYDGWTEPFAFHMRKSLYGFFWKQPGTLEVVSGCTVDMLQAVYGLDGIRLRRRQYYTMPNFRQYENRTGHILVQWSLGSPLHFAGWHCSWCFTPEGIYFKLVSAQNGDFPRWGDYEDKRDLNYIRGLIRTGGWFDGTQQEYPPADPSEHMYAPKYLLKNYDQFRYLLDNPYQEPRSTAAGGRRHRGPEGRLPARGKLDEAEG; the protein is encoded by the coding sequence ATGAAAATGAGACGCTACAAGCTCTTTCTCATGTTCTGTATGGCCGGCCTGTGCCTCATCTCCTTCCTGCACTTCTTCAAGACCCTGTCCTATGTCACCTTCCCCCGAGAACTGGCCTCCCTCAGCCCTAACCTGGTGTCCAGCTTCTTCTGGAACAATGCGCCGGTCACGCCCCAGGCCAGCCCCGAGCCAGGAGACCCCGACCTGCTGCGCACCCCGCTCTACTCGCACTCTCCCCTGCTGCAGCCGCTACCGCCCAGCAAGGCGGCGGAGGAGCTCCACCGGGTGGACTTCGTGCTGCCCGAGGACACCACCGAGTATTTCGTGCGCACCAAGGCTGGCGGCGTCTGCTTCAAACCCGGCACCAAGATGCTGGAGAGGCCGCCCCCAGGACGGCCGGAGGAGAAGCCCGAGGGGGCCAACGGCTCCTCGGCCCGGCGCCCACCCCGGTACCTGCTGAGCGCCCGGGAGCGCACGGGCGGCCGGGGCGCGCGGCGCAAGTGGGTGGAGTGCGTGTGCCTGCCCGGCTGGCATGGACCCAGCTGCGGTGTGCCCACCGTGGTGCAGTACTCCAACCTGCCCACCAAGGAGCGGCTGGTGCCCAGGGAGGTGCCGCGCCGCGTCATCAATGCCATCAACGTCAACCACGAGTTCGACCTGCTGGACGTGCGCTTCCACGAGCTGGGTGACGTGGTGGACGCCTTCGTGGTGTGTGAGTCCAACTTCACAGCTTACGGGGAGCCGCGGCCACTCAAGTTCCGGGAGATGCTGACGAACGGCACCTTCGAGTACATCCGCCACAAGGTGCTCTATGTCTTCCTGGACCACTTCCCGCCCGGCGGCCGGCAGGACGGCTGGATCGCCGACGACTACCTGCGCACCTTCCTCACCCAGGACGGCGTCTCGCGGCTGCGCAACCTGCGGCCCGACGACGTCTTCATCATTGACGACGCGGACGAGATCCCGGCCCGGGACGGCGTCCTCTTCCTCAAGCTCTACGACGGCTGGACCGAGCCCTTCGCCTTCCACATGCGCAAGTCACTCTACGGCTTTTTCTGGAAGCAGCCGGGCACCCTGGAGGTGGTGTCGGGCTGCACGGTGGACATGCTGCAGGCAGTGTACGGGCTGGACGGCATCCGCCTGCGCCGCCGCCAGTACTACACCATGCCCAACTTCAGGCAGTACGAGAACCGCACCGGCCACATCCTGGTGCAGTGGTCGCTGGGCAGCCCCCTGCACTTCGCCGGCTGGCACTGCTCCTGGTGCTTCACGCCCGAGGGCATCTACTTCAAGCTCGTGTCCGCCCAGAATGGTGACTTCCCGCGCTGGGGTGACTACGAGGACAAGCGGGACCTGAACTACATCCGCGGCCTGATCCGCACCGGGGGCTGGTTCGACGGCACGCAGCAGGAGTACCCGCCCGCGGACCCCAGCGAGCACATGTATGCGCCCAAGTACCTGCTGAAGAACTACGACCAGTTCCGCTACCTGCTGGACAACCCCTACCAGGAGCCCAGGAGCACGGCGGCGGGAGGGCGGCGCCACAGGGGTCCCGAGGGAAGGCTGCCCGCCCGGGGCAAACTGGATGAGGCTGAAGGCTAG
- the MGAT3 gene encoding beta-1,4-mannosyl-glycoprotein 4-beta-N-acetylglucosaminyltransferase isoform X1, with the protein MDRPRVSVAGPIPPPPSFKASSPRMKMRRYKLFLMFCMAGLCLISFLHFFKTLSYVTFPRELASLSPNLVSSFFWNNAPVTPQASPEPGDPDLLRTPLYSHSPLLQPLPPSKAAEELHRVDFVLPEDTTEYFVRTKAGGVCFKPGTKMLERPPPGRPEEKPEGANGSSARRPPRYLLSARERTGGRGARRKWVECVCLPGWHGPSCGVPTVVQYSNLPTKERLVPREVPRRVINAINVNHEFDLLDVRFHELGDVVDAFVVCESNFTAYGEPRPLKFREMLTNGTFEYIRHKVLYVFLDHFPPGGRQDGWIADDYLRTFLTQDGVSRLRNLRPDDVFIIDDADEIPARDGVLFLKLYDGWTEPFAFHMRKSLYGFFWKQPGTLEVVSGCTVDMLQAVYGLDGIRLRRRQYYTMPNFRQYENRTGHILVQWSLGSPLHFAGWHCSWCFTPEGIYFKLVSAQNGDFPRWGDYEDKRDLNYIRGLIRTGGWFDGTQQEYPPADPSEHMYAPKYLLKNYDQFRYLLDNPYQEPRSTAAGGRRHRGPEGRLPARGKLDEAEG; encoded by the coding sequence GATGAAAATGAGACGCTACAAGCTCTTTCTCATGTTCTGTATGGCCGGCCTGTGCCTCATCTCCTTCCTGCACTTCTTCAAGACCCTGTCCTATGTCACCTTCCCCCGAGAACTGGCCTCCCTCAGCCCTAACCTGGTGTCCAGCTTCTTCTGGAACAATGCGCCGGTCACGCCCCAGGCCAGCCCCGAGCCAGGAGACCCCGACCTGCTGCGCACCCCGCTCTACTCGCACTCTCCCCTGCTGCAGCCGCTACCGCCCAGCAAGGCGGCGGAGGAGCTCCACCGGGTGGACTTCGTGCTGCCCGAGGACACCACCGAGTATTTCGTGCGCACCAAGGCTGGCGGCGTCTGCTTCAAACCCGGCACCAAGATGCTGGAGAGGCCGCCCCCAGGACGGCCGGAGGAGAAGCCCGAGGGGGCCAACGGCTCCTCGGCCCGGCGCCCACCCCGGTACCTGCTGAGCGCCCGGGAGCGCACGGGCGGCCGGGGCGCGCGGCGCAAGTGGGTGGAGTGCGTGTGCCTGCCCGGCTGGCATGGACCCAGCTGCGGTGTGCCCACCGTGGTGCAGTACTCCAACCTGCCCACCAAGGAGCGGCTGGTGCCCAGGGAGGTGCCGCGCCGCGTCATCAATGCCATCAACGTCAACCACGAGTTCGACCTGCTGGACGTGCGCTTCCACGAGCTGGGTGACGTGGTGGACGCCTTCGTGGTGTGTGAGTCCAACTTCACAGCTTACGGGGAGCCGCGGCCACTCAAGTTCCGGGAGATGCTGACGAACGGCACCTTCGAGTACATCCGCCACAAGGTGCTCTATGTCTTCCTGGACCACTTCCCGCCCGGCGGCCGGCAGGACGGCTGGATCGCCGACGACTACCTGCGCACCTTCCTCACCCAGGACGGCGTCTCGCGGCTGCGCAACCTGCGGCCCGACGACGTCTTCATCATTGACGACGCGGACGAGATCCCGGCCCGGGACGGCGTCCTCTTCCTCAAGCTCTACGACGGCTGGACCGAGCCCTTCGCCTTCCACATGCGCAAGTCACTCTACGGCTTTTTCTGGAAGCAGCCGGGCACCCTGGAGGTGGTGTCGGGCTGCACGGTGGACATGCTGCAGGCAGTGTACGGGCTGGACGGCATCCGCCTGCGCCGCCGCCAGTACTACACCATGCCCAACTTCAGGCAGTACGAGAACCGCACCGGCCACATCCTGGTGCAGTGGTCGCTGGGCAGCCCCCTGCACTTCGCCGGCTGGCACTGCTCCTGGTGCTTCACGCCCGAGGGCATCTACTTCAAGCTCGTGTCCGCCCAGAATGGTGACTTCCCGCGCTGGGGTGACTACGAGGACAAGCGGGACCTGAACTACATCCGCGGCCTGATCCGCACCGGGGGCTGGTTCGACGGCACGCAGCAGGAGTACCCGCCCGCGGACCCCAGCGAGCACATGTATGCGCCCAAGTACCTGCTGAAGAACTACGACCAGTTCCGCTACCTGCTGGACAACCCCTACCAGGAGCCCAGGAGCACGGCGGCGGGAGGGCGGCGCCACAGGGGTCCCGAGGGAAGGCTGCCCGCCCGGGGCAAACTGGATGAGGCTGAAGGCTAG